A single genomic interval of Terriglobus albidus harbors:
- a CDS encoding efflux RND transporter permease subunit: MEKLIAIALRYRILVILGTLFAIGIGMISLRELPIDVEPDITPNQVLILTRAPSLSPLEVEKLISFPVETAMSGLPGLKRVQSTSKYGLSYVAVYFDDGADPYFCRQLVNERLTQAKELIPATVGVPEMGPISTGLGEIYQFKVSGGGRSAMELRSILDWQIAPKLRLVPGIVEVNSHGGELKTYEVEVDNDKLASYHVTLGRVIEALSKNNANAGGAYLEHYEQQSLIRGEGLITSLTDIENIVVSASPTGTPILIRNIATVHFAPMVRRGFATQDGKGEIVVGIAMMLLGENSRDVAANVKTKLEALQQTLPAGVKITPLLDREELVGRTIHTVTRNLIEGGLLVIAVLFLLLGSFRAGIAVSVAIPISMLIAVTGMVQAKISGNLMSLGAIDFGLIVDGSVVMIENVLRRLHYRDPEEPVEDTIRLAGMEVAKPIFFGVAIIFLVYVPILALSGVEGKMFKPMAATVLFALFASLLLALLLMPVLSWYLLRKEKEEMPTWVMRKLDRAYRPMLLRAVAHPKITGGIALGLFLLSLTAIPFLGAEFIPSLDEGSILIEMFRVPGISIDESLHGNQIIESVLREFPEVDRVVTRTGSPEVATDPMSIDVSDVYISLKPMDEWPKKRTKNELIAAMKERLEAEAPGSGYSFSQPIQMRVQELMEGGSRSDLAIKIFGDDLNVLKTKADEIAKVVSKVKGAGDVRPERIAGLPYLRIKLRREDLARHGLDASDVLDTIQAVGGKPVGEVLEGNSRFAIQVRFPEAQRNSNDAIANLRVGDKDGHFIPLAQLADIADEEGPAQVSREGGQRRISVEVNVRGRDLAGFVSEAQRAVADRVRIPSGYELQWGGQFEQLTSASKRLMIVVPCALILIFVLLFMNFGTVMPALLIFLNIPLAATGGIVALLLRGMPFSISAGVGFIALFGIAVLNGIVLLSYIRELTSKGRSVADAVIEGSETRLRPVATTALVASLGFIPMAISTGAGAEVQRPLATVVIGGLVTSTFLTLLVLPALYRWLNERRTAG; this comes from the coding sequence ATGGAAAAGCTCATCGCCATTGCTCTGCGGTATCGAATCCTGGTCATCCTGGGAACGTTGTTTGCCATCGGGATTGGCATGATCTCGTTGCGCGAGCTCCCCATTGATGTGGAACCGGACATCACACCCAACCAGGTGTTGATTCTTACCCGCGCCCCTAGCCTTTCTCCATTGGAAGTGGAGAAGCTGATCTCGTTTCCCGTTGAAACGGCCATGAGCGGCTTGCCGGGCCTGAAGCGGGTGCAGTCAACCTCGAAGTACGGTTTGTCATACGTCGCCGTGTACTTCGATGATGGTGCGGATCCGTACTTTTGCCGTCAGCTTGTTAACGAACGCCTTACGCAAGCCAAAGAGCTGATTCCAGCCACGGTCGGCGTGCCTGAGATGGGCCCCATCTCAACCGGACTGGGTGAGATCTATCAGTTCAAAGTCAGCGGCGGCGGGCGTTCCGCCATGGAGCTTCGTTCCATCCTCGATTGGCAGATCGCTCCAAAACTCCGGCTGGTGCCGGGTATCGTCGAGGTGAACAGCCACGGCGGCGAGTTGAAGACATATGAGGTTGAGGTAGATAACGACAAACTGGCCAGCTATCACGTCACCCTCGGACGCGTGATTGAGGCGTTGTCAAAGAACAATGCGAATGCCGGCGGGGCATACCTTGAACACTATGAACAGCAATCGCTGATTCGGGGCGAAGGTCTGATCACCAGCCTCACGGATATCGAGAACATCGTTGTCTCTGCCTCTCCGACAGGCACACCGATTCTTATCCGTAACATCGCTACGGTGCATTTTGCCCCTATGGTGCGGCGCGGCTTCGCGACGCAGGACGGCAAGGGTGAGATTGTGGTCGGCATCGCGATGATGCTGCTCGGCGAGAACTCGCGCGACGTCGCGGCGAACGTCAAGACCAAGCTGGAGGCGCTGCAGCAGACTCTACCCGCGGGCGTGAAGATCACGCCATTGCTGGATCGCGAAGAGCTGGTGGGCCGCACCATCCATACGGTTACACGCAACCTGATCGAAGGCGGTCTGCTGGTCATCGCGGTCCTGTTTCTGTTGTTGGGTAGCTTCCGGGCGGGAATCGCGGTTTCGGTTGCGATTCCGATCTCGATGCTCATCGCGGTTACGGGTATGGTGCAGGCAAAGATCTCCGGCAACCTGATGAGCCTCGGCGCTATTGACTTCGGGCTTATCGTGGATGGCTCCGTCGTGATGATCGAGAACGTACTGCGTCGCCTCCACTACCGCGATCCGGAAGAGCCGGTAGAAGACACCATACGGCTTGCCGGAATGGAAGTGGCAAAGCCGATCTTCTTCGGTGTTGCGATTATCTTTCTTGTCTATGTTCCGATCCTGGCGCTCAGCGGGGTTGAGGGCAAGATGTTCAAGCCGATGGCGGCGACAGTGCTTTTCGCATTGTTCGCATCGCTATTGCTGGCCCTTCTGCTGATGCCCGTGCTGAGCTGGTATCTGCTGCGGAAAGAAAAAGAAGAGATGCCGACATGGGTGATGCGCAAACTGGATCGCGCCTACCGTCCGATGCTGCTTCGCGCCGTTGCACATCCAAAGATCACCGGAGGTATTGCCCTGGGCCTGTTTCTTCTGTCACTCACGGCGATTCCGTTTCTCGGCGCTGAGTTCATTCCATCGCTGGATGAAGGCTCCATCCTGATTGAGATGTTCCGCGTTCCAGGCATCTCCATCGATGAGTCTCTGCACGGCAATCAGATCATCGAAAGCGTCCTGCGGGAGTTTCCCGAAGTCGATCGCGTGGTCACACGGACAGGCAGTCCTGAAGTAGCCACTGATCCTATGTCCATCGACGTGAGCGATGTCTACATTTCGCTTAAGCCAATGGACGAATGGCCGAAGAAGCGCACCAAGAACGAACTGATCGCTGCGATGAAGGAGAGGCTGGAGGCAGAGGCGCCGGGTTCGGGCTACAGCTTCTCTCAGCCTATCCAGATGCGCGTGCAGGAACTGATGGAAGGCGGTTCACGCAGCGACCTGGCCATCAAGATCTTTGGTGACGATCTGAACGTGCTGAAGACCAAGGCTGACGAGATTGCGAAGGTCGTCAGCAAGGTGAAGGGAGCAGGCGATGTCCGTCCCGAACGCATCGCCGGGCTGCCATATCTCCGCATCAAGCTCCGCAGGGAAGACCTTGCGCGGCACGGCCTTGATGCCTCCGATGTTCTGGATACCATTCAGGCGGTTGGGGGCAAACCGGTTGGAGAAGTACTGGAAGGCAACAGCCGCTTCGCGATCCAGGTGCGCTTTCCTGAAGCTCAGCGCAATAGCAACGATGCGATCGCCAATCTCCGGGTCGGCGACAAGGATGGCCACTTCATCCCGCTTGCCCAACTGGCTGACATCGCCGATGAGGAGGGGCCGGCCCAGGTCAGCCGTGAGGGCGGCCAGCGGCGCATCAGCGTGGAGGTCAATGTCCGCGGCCGTGATCTCGCAGGGTTCGTTTCCGAGGCGCAGAGAGCCGTAGCGGACCGGGTCAGGATTCCAAGCGGCTATGAACTACAGTGGGGCGGCCAATTCGAGCAACTGACCAGCGCCAGCAAACGCCTGATGATTGTGGTGCCATGCGCGCTGATTCTTATCTTTGTATTGCTCTTCATGAACTTCGGGACTGTCATGCCCGCTTTACTGATCTTCCTCAATATCCCGTTGGCGGCTACCGGTGGAATCGTTGCGCTGCTTTTGCGCGGGATGCCGTTCAGCATTTCAGCGGGAGTCGGGTTCATCGCTCTGTTCGGTATTGCGGTACTCAACGGCATCGTTCTGCTTAGCTATATCCGTGAGTTGACGTCGAAGGGCCGATCGGTGGCAGATGCGGTGATCGAAGGCTCGGAGACTCGTCTCCGGCCTGTAGCTACCACTGCGCTTGTAGCCAGTCTCGGATTCATCCCGATGGCAATTTCTACAGGCGCCGGAGCGGAGGTGCAAAGGCCACTTGCAACCGTGGTGATTGGAGGGCTTGTCACATCAACCTTCCTGACGTTGCTGGTCCTGCCGGCGTTGTATCGATGGTTGAATGAGCGACGCACGGCCGGTTGA
- a CDS encoding M28 family peptidase, producing MNLYRITQAAALAAALLVIPPAAAQEQAGDKVDLDVLAQIKHEAFQNSQVMENLYYISEVYGPRVNNSRNHRAAAEWAMQQMKAWGLKNVHMEAWGPFGYGWQIKKYYGALESPAYAALTGFPLAWTPGTDGPITADAVWAPIHSKDDFAKYKGKLKGKIVLIFDPPQLKLHSTAEAAPSPTDEEVETRAKTPPTGPRGGGGRGRGGEGEWDYTPTSLALSGPKGHTLRNEVNAFLKEEGAAVVLTPGYNGDGGTVFSTYGGSEDPKDPVPPPMVAVTPEQYNRVVRLLQHGTTPKLTFDIQVDYQKTDQMAFNVVGEIPGTTKADEVVMVGGHFDSWQGGTGATDNGTGSSVALEAVRILATMHKPMARTVRVALWGGEEEGLYGSIAYVQQHFAQRETMKKTPEYDKLDVYFNDDSGSGRFRAVSALGNPQLATIFKSWIEPIKDQHIVAVTGGTEFRPTAQPGGTDSTSFSWIGLNGIGFQQDSLEYGTRTHHSNADLYDRVQKDDVMQGSLVEAWFAYNAATRAEMLPRIPTPEPLKK from the coding sequence ATGAATCTGTATCGCATCACGCAGGCCGCCGCCCTGGCCGCGGCGCTGCTGGTTATTCCGCCCGCAGCCGCGCAGGAACAAGCAGGTGACAAGGTTGATCTGGACGTCCTGGCACAGATCAAGCACGAGGCCTTCCAAAACTCGCAGGTGATGGAAAACCTCTACTACATCTCCGAGGTGTACGGCCCGCGCGTCAACAACAGCCGCAATCATCGCGCAGCCGCCGAGTGGGCCATGCAGCAGATGAAGGCGTGGGGACTGAAGAATGTCCACATGGAAGCATGGGGTCCCTTCGGCTATGGCTGGCAGATCAAGAAGTACTATGGCGCGCTGGAGTCTCCGGCCTATGCCGCGCTGACCGGCTTTCCGCTGGCATGGACACCTGGCACCGATGGTCCCATTACCGCCGATGCGGTATGGGCTCCCATTCATTCGAAGGACGACTTCGCCAAGTACAAGGGCAAGCTGAAGGGCAAGATCGTACTGATCTTCGATCCGCCTCAGCTCAAGCTGCACTCCACAGCAGAAGCGGCGCCGAGCCCGACCGATGAGGAGGTCGAGACACGCGCCAAGACGCCTCCGACTGGGCCTCGCGGTGGCGGCGGCCGCGGACGCGGCGGTGAGGGAGAGTGGGATTACACGCCGACCTCTCTTGCCTTGTCAGGACCGAAGGGCCACACTCTTCGCAACGAGGTCAACGCCTTCCTCAAAGAAGAGGGCGCGGCTGTCGTGCTGACACCGGGCTACAACGGCGATGGCGGCACGGTCTTCTCAACCTACGGCGGATCCGAAGATCCGAAGGACCCAGTCCCGCCGCCGATGGTGGCGGTTACGCCTGAACAGTACAACCGCGTCGTGCGCCTGCTGCAGCATGGCACCACACCGAAGCTGACCTTCGACATCCAGGTCGACTATCAGAAGACGGACCAGATGGCCTTCAACGTCGTCGGCGAGATTCCGGGTACAACCAAGGCCGACGAAGTAGTGATGGTGGGCGGCCACTTCGATAGCTGGCAGGGCGGTACCGGCGCTACTGACAACGGCACCGGCTCGTCGGTTGCACTGGAAGCGGTACGCATCCTGGCCACGATGCATAAGCCCATGGCGCGCACGGTCCGCGTTGCCCTGTGGGGCGGCGAGGAAGAGGGTCTCTACGGCTCCATCGCTTATGTGCAGCAGCACTTCGCACAGCGCGAGACCATGAAGAAGACACCGGAGTACGACAAGCTGGACGTCTACTTCAACGACGACTCTGGCTCGGGCCGCTTCCGCGCCGTGTCGGCGCTGGGTAATCCGCAGCTTGCGACGATCTTCAAGTCCTGGATTGAGCCCATCAAGGATCAGCACATTGTTGCCGTGACCGGCGGTACTGAGTTCAGGCCCACGGCACAACCCGGCGGCACTGATTCCACCAGCTTCTCGTGGATCGGGTTGAACGGCATCGGCTTCCAGCAGGACTCGCTGGAGTACGGCACCCGCACCCACCACTCCAACGCAGATCTCTATGACCGCGTACAGAAAGACGATGTGATGCAGGGCTCCCTGGTCGAAGCCTGGTTTGCCTACAACGCAGCCACCCGCGCGGAGATGCTGCCCCGCATCCCAACACCGGAACCGCTGAAGAAGTAA
- a CDS encoding (2Fe-2S)-binding protein yields the protein MADQLILNVNGREHPVHATAETPLLYVLRNELRCTGPRYGCGMAQCGACAVLVDGTEVRSCITPVSATAGKKIVTIEGLPALWAQSKGAAADAETLHPVQQAWIDEQVPQCGYCQSGMMIAAVELLATHPTPSVAQIKDAYTNKPPSPHLCRCGTYAAIIRAVQRASTVMTSNGRPA from the coding sequence ATGGCAGATCAGCTCATCCTCAACGTCAACGGACGGGAGCATCCCGTCCACGCCACGGCGGAGACGCCCCTGCTTTATGTGCTTCGGAATGAGCTGCGTTGTACCGGTCCGCGTTACGGCTGCGGCATGGCGCAATGCGGCGCCTGCGCTGTTCTGGTCGACGGGACAGAGGTCCGCTCCTGCATCACGCCTGTGTCTGCCACGGCCGGAAAGAAGATCGTCACCATCGAAGGGCTTCCTGCTCTCTGGGCGCAGAGTAAAGGCGCGGCCGCCGATGCGGAGACGCTTCACCCGGTGCAGCAGGCCTGGATCGACGAACAGGTTCCGCAGTGCGGTTATTGTCAGAGTGGCATGATGATTGCTGCCGTTGAGCTGCTGGCTACGCATCCCACGCCGAGCGTGGCCCAGATCAAGGATGCGTACACGAACAAGCCTCCATCGCCACACCTCTGCCGTTGCGGAACCTATGCCGCGATCATTCGCGCGGTGCAGCGAGCCTCGACGGTGATGACGTCAAACGGGAGGCCCGCATGA
- a CDS encoding DUF6869 domain-containing protein, which translates to MRTAHKVGRTFAETDVNEARYADGMFPEELNTLAQDWIRYQVAAKGSSEREETWYAVQMAFDLVDGEPDTLWGLILAVLARDRSNTIMENLSAGPMEDLLVKHGPLFIENVERQAKADPTFARMLGGVWKNRMNDDIWERMCKVRDRRGWDGLPG; encoded by the coding sequence ATGAGGACTGCGCATAAAGTTGGTCGCACATTTGCCGAGACCGATGTGAATGAAGCGCGTTATGCTGACGGCATGTTCCCTGAGGAGCTCAACACACTCGCCCAGGATTGGATACGCTACCAAGTCGCAGCAAAAGGTTCGTCTGAGCGAGAAGAGACCTGGTATGCCGTCCAAATGGCGTTCGATTTGGTTGACGGCGAGCCGGACACCCTCTGGGGATTGATTCTTGCGGTGCTGGCGAGAGATCGATCCAACACGATCATGGAGAACCTTTCAGCCGGGCCAATGGAGGACCTGCTGGTGAAGCATGGACCTCTGTTTATTGAGAATGTCGAACGGCAAGCCAAAGCGGATCCGACTTTCGCGCGTATGTTAGGTGGAGTATGGAAGAACAGGATGAACGACGACATCTGGGAACGGATGTGTAAAGTTCGGGATAGACGCGGATGGGATGGGCTACCTGGGTAG